In Pongo abelii isolate AG06213 chromosome 5, NHGRI_mPonAbe1-v2.0_pri, whole genome shotgun sequence, a single genomic region encodes these proteins:
- the LOC100939990 gene encoding uncharacterized LOC127903862 homolog has product MIPHEEPGSPTEIKCDFPFIRLKSEPARQ; this is encoded by the coding sequence ATGATTCCTCATGAAGAGCCTGGATCCCCTACAGAAATCAAATGTGACTTTCCGTTTATCAGACTAAAATCAGAGCCAGCCAGACAGTGA